The Mya arenaria isolate MELC-2E11 chromosome 16, ASM2691426v1 genome includes a window with the following:
- the LOC128222313 gene encoding BTB/POZ domain-containing protein 6-B-like, whose product MASESNIREDAYVEKGAEDVKTSNTDDNTGERKHWQEDKGVPGSILYTYENSLWTDVTLECSAENGDTRYLKAHRMILASRSPVFEGMLFGPAADKGDTIQITSFTYELMDFLLRYLYSGVTALAEDTAIKNYKTAHFFQVPALVDECSQYLRSIFSKDNVCEILDLSLQYDNEGLRNAASDYIDQNASNAIETKGFLQVSQRCLEYMFAGDTFYVDEQTIFRRSLDWAKQHEKEKNPNKTKYQGEEDKADTTVKDFRKALGNALQYIRFGTMSFLEFSEIAGSSLNAEDIKSIHQYANNDTADEFRQQRLPKQEIVTIGKSNMKQIFDDPLGPSYYRIYVRNDIFCEGIDFSEMSVAVHQPSYDINVKNTVSPDFEIFFKVNIKISRVNYSFTTTKRNLSSNSVTFESPICLKASKKPYTLAVSSEFQLQPLELTVTTAEAEEGSAKIKRAKVTWEDQCSIVSKIRFLNRSYREFEINESENGDSDTSKEDDTQSTSSEDDI is encoded by the exons atgGCGTCTGAAAGTAACATCCGCGAGGACGCTTACGTTGAAAAAGGAGCAGAAGATGTTAAAACTAGCAACACTGATGACAACACAGGTGAAAGGAAACATTGGCAAGAAGACAAAGGAGTTCCTGGGAGTATCCTTTACACGTATGAGAACAGTTTGTGGACAGATGTGACATTGGAATGTTCAGCAGAG AATGGAGACACTCGTTATCTAAAAGCCCACAGGATGATTCTGGCATCACGCAGTCCTGTTTTCGAAGGCATGTTGTTTGGTCCTGCGGCTGACAAAGGGGATACAATACAGATTACTTCTTTTACATATGAACTGATGGACTTTCTTTTAAG GTATCTCTATTCCGGTGTAACAGCACTGGCTGAAGATACAGCGATTAAGAATTATAAGACTGCCCACTTCTTCCAAGTCCCGGCACTTGTGGATGAATGCAGCCAGTACCTTCGAAGCATCTTTAGCAAGGACAACGTTTGCGAAATACTGGACCTCTCTTTGCAGTATGACAATGAGGGACTTAGAAATGCAGCAAGCGATTATATCGATCAGAACGCGTCAAATGCTATCGAAACGAAAGGGTTTTTACAGGTTTCCCAAAGATGTCTGGAATACATGTTTGCTGGAGATACGTTCTACGTTGACGAACAGACAATCTTTCGTCGCTCATTAGATTGGGCTAAACaacatgaaaaagaaaaaaatccaaataagaCAAAATACCAAGGTGAAGAAGACAAAGCCGACACTACCGTAAAAGACTTCAGAAAAGCGCTTGGCAATGCGCTTCAATACATTCGATTTGGAACGATGTCTTTTCTTGAGTTTTCAGAAATTGCAGGGAGCTCTTTAAATGCAGAGGATATAAAATCCATTCATCAGTATGCAAACAATGACACCGCTGATGAATTTCGTCAACAACGATTGCCCAAACAGGAAATAGTAACAATCGGGAAAAGTAATATGAAACAGATTTTTGACGACCCTTTGGGTCCGTCATATTACAGGATCTACGTTCGGAATGATATTTTCTGCGAAGGAATTGACTTTTCCGAAATGTCAGTGGCAGTACATCAACCATCGTATGACATAAATGTTAAGAACACAGTTAGTCCTGATTTCGAAATCTTTTTTAAGGTTAACATTAAAATCAGCAGGGTTAATTACAGCTTTACAACCACAAAACGAAACTTATCATCAAACTCTGTGACATTCGAATCACCAATTTGTCTTAAAGCATCAAAAAAACCATACACACTCGCTGTTAGTAGTGAATTCCAGCTGCAACCACTAGAACTTACCGTAACAACTGCGGAGGCTGAAGAAGGATCAGCCAAGATTAAAAGAGCAAAGGTTACTTGGGAAGATCAGTGTTCCATTGTTAGCAAAATTCGATTTTTGAACAGATCTTACAGAGAGTTTGAGATCAACGAAAGTGAAAATGGGGATAGCGATACTAGTAAAGAGGATGACACTCAGAGCACATCGTCTGAAGATGATATATAG